Part of the Octopus bimaculoides isolate UCB-OBI-ISO-001 chromosome 21, ASM119413v2, whole genome shotgun sequence genome, tacctattttattaaTTCTGAAGAATTTAATGGCTTGGAATGAAATTCCAACATAGATGATCAGATATTCAAAGATGGCTGTGTTAAACCCCGACACCACCACTTGTATCAACTTCATGCTGCAAACCCCATCAGCTTCATGTTTTGCTACATCTCTCAACTCTGTCCACTCCAACACACCTTACTCTGTCCATCAGCTCCACATATTACCAGATCCATCAACTTCATGCTCTACAATGTCTGTCAGTTCCACTCCTACCATATCTGTCAGCACTACACTCTACCACATCTGTCAACTCCACCCCATACCACATCCGTCAACATCCACCCTTTACCACAACTGTCAACTCCACCCTCTACCACATCCGTCAACACCCTCTACCACAACTGTCAACTCCACCCTCTACCACATCTGTCAACTCCACCCTCTACCACATCCGTCAACTCCACCCTCTACCACATCTGTCAACTCCACCCTCTACCACATCTGTCAACGCCACCCTCTACCACATCTGTCAATGCCACCCTCTACCACATCATTCAACTCCACATTCTACCACACCTGTCAACTTCACACACTGTCTCATCTATTGAGCCTTCACATTCTACCACAACTGTCAACTCCACACTTGACCACATCTTCCAACTTCAGCAACTCTACATCCTACCCCATCCGTCAACTTCACACTCTACCACATCCGTTGATCCCATCTCCACATTCTACCACAGCTGTCAACTCCACACTCAACCATATCTGTTGACTATGTCAACTCCACATTCTACCCCACTGGTCAACTTAACACTCAACCACATTTTTCAACTATCCCCTCCCACATTCTACCACAACTGTCAATTCCACACTTGACAGCATTTGTCAACTTTGTCAGCTCCATATCCTACCTCCTCTGTTAACTTCACACTATCACATCTGTTGACGCCCTCCCCCACTGACATTCTACCACAGCTGTCATCTCCACACCTGACCACATTTGTCAACTCCACATCCTACTCCACCTGTCAACTTTACACTCTACCACACCTGTTGACCCCGCCacccacacatcacacacacacacaatctacctCAGCTGTCAACTCCAGACTCAACCACATCTGTTAACACCCATACACTCATTCTACCACAGCTGTCAAATCCATCGACTCTACACTAGCTACatctaccaacaccaccaactcGACACTTTACTACCTTAATGATGTAATCTTTTGAAGTCTTATAACCACGAAGATCAGAAATAGAAAAAGCAGAAAGCTGTACctgatgaaggaaaaaaagagaaagctgcattaatgttgaaatatttcaagataatCTCGGAATAAACTGACAAGTATGACAAGGAAACCTTGGAAATTTATCACGACATAGTTCTTTGAAAGATTCCCTCCACCTGCTGCTCCCAAAAGATATTGAAAGACTCTTTACTCAAAttacaaatcaaatcaaatttatcTAAATTCTAGTTAAAGCCATGAAACAAGGAAATTCTACATTTTTAgaaattacttctttttttttttctcttccctttctttATGTATccgtgaatttgtgtgtgtgcgtgtgtgtatcaatatatttgtgtgtgtgtgtgcaggagcaTGTGTTTGTatcagagtgtgtgtgttgtggtttctgtgtgtgcacatgcatgtgtgattgtgtatatgtttgtatgtgagagtgtgcaagtttgtgtgtgtgtgtgcaagcacgcATGTGTGAGAATGTCTGTNNNNNNNNNNNNNNNNNNNNNNNNNNNNNNNNNNNNNNNNNNNNNNNNNNNNNNNNNNNNNNNNNNNNNNNNNNNNNNNNNNNNNNNNNNNNNNNNNNNNNNNNNNNNNNNNNNNNNNNNNNNNNNNNNNNNNNNNNNNNNNNNNNNNNNNNNNNNNNNNNNNNNNNNNNNNNNNNNNNNNNNNNNNNNNNNNNNNNNNNNNNNNNNNNNNNNNATTTTtgtttgcaaataaaaaaaaactaataataataataataataataatgataaaaattatttttttattttatttattaaaaataatttctttactttttaccttTCAGAAAACTGCTAAACACAGGTTTTCATCTTGAATTACACACCGAATTaggattttaaaattacaatagtaacacaaaattatacatacatatttcactaTATACTGTTggcggcactccgtcgcttacgacgtcgagggttccagttgatccgatcaacggaacagcctgctcgtgaaattaacatgcaagtgactgagcactccacagacacgtgtacctttaacgtagttctcggggatattcagcgtgacacactgtaAATCTTAAAGTcactgtttttgtaatttttcattgaaatatccCCCTCAGCAGCaaaccaaagaaagaaaataagtcatttattactattattattatttgaaatggaGGTatatggcctaatggttagagtagcagactcgcagtcgagggaTCGTGGGTTGAAATCTCAGACtgggcaatgtgtgtgtttatgagtgaaaaaGCTAAACAGctccacctttcaataaactcactcaaggACAACGcttctctctccactctcaatttccttgtcaatgagagctctaccaaagaggtaagtgtctgtcctcatgcctttcaaatagcaatgttgttgttgttgtttgttccttcttgagccatgccttgctcacaagggccggtttcctggtttcattggtgCATAGATTCCACACCTggacaggtgagctgctagatgcaggacgaaagagtgagaggaagttacTGCAAAAGAGcagttttttacatggcaccaacatgagtgcctttatgtggcaccagcatgggtgccgttgtgtggcaccagcatgggtccTTTTCCCACTGTAGATAAATAAGCATCAGGGTAATTTTATTTAGAAAGAATTCTATTTCAAAATGTTGCAGTAAACTTGTGAACTTTCTATGCAGTATAAGGTGgttaattatttacatacatacatacatatatatatacacaaacatacatatatacacacacatacacatatgtacacacacgtatacatatatacacatacatacacatatattgccccttgtgggcaataaaaataaatcacacatacatatgtatatatatatacacacacacacacatatatatacacactcacacaatcatatacacacatatttgtattggtttatatacacacacatatacatatatacacacacatgcatatttattgccccttgtgagcaataaaaaaaaaatcacacatacatatatacacacacatatacacatacatatacacacacacacacacacatatatatatatatatacacactcacacaatcatatacacacatatttgtattattgatttgtggggagggtgttttatatatattataaatgtatttatgtattaaatatatgtatgtactaaatatgtgcatgtgcatatgtgcctgtatatatacatatgtgtataaatgaaagcatacacaagtatatacaagaGCTCATATAATGTACAATAAGTATATAACTACATTATACTACATAGTAAGTTTAGTGTAACATTTCAAAATAGCATAATTCCTAAAtaagattttattatatatgatatatatatatatatatatatatatatatatatatatatatatatatatatatatatatatatatatgtatacatatatatgatgtgtgtgtgtgtatctacaagtaacaatgtatgtatttatgtatgcatacatctatgtatggaCTTACATGTTTATAGAATGAAAAAACTAATAATCTATATGTTCGCAAATTGAAAACTATATTTAAGATGAGTTGATAATAACCAATTAATAACGTCCCCCGAGTCTGTAATGCCAGccattttctcatatatttacTACAGAATTACactttggtttatatattttatgtctagAAAGTTCAATTGTCAAATATTTAACTGTTTTCTTATCATGGGGTTCAGAAAAGTTTCTAATACAAGCAGCTTGGGTGGATGGatacccccacacatatatgcacaatatgAAGGAAGcttatgtgtgcgtacgtgtcggcactccgtcgctt contains:
- the LOC106878653 gene encoding soluble scavenger receptor cysteine-rich domain-containing protein SSC5D; the protein is MAVLNPDTTTCINFMLQTPSASCFATSLNSVHSNTPYSVHQLHILPDPSTSCSTMSVSSTPTISVSTTLYHICQLHPIPHPSTSTLYHNCQLHPLPHPSTPSTTTVNSTLYHICQLHPLPHPSTPPSTTSVNSTLYHICQRHPLPHLSMPPSTTSFNSTFYHTCQLHTLSHLLSLHILPQLSTPHLTTSSNFSNSTSYPIRQLHTLPHPLIPSPHSTTAVNSTLNHIC